A stretch of the Planctomycetota bacterium genome encodes the following:
- the rplR gene encoding 50S ribosomal protein L18, with protein sequence MDRQKAKQTRRTRRRIGIRKRVAGTADIPRLCVYRSLRHTYAQVVDDLQGVTLASASTMDKGFSAEATGNVDAAKAVGSLIAERAKAKGVEKVVFDRGGFRYHGRVQALADAAREGGLKF encoded by the coding sequence ATGGACAGGCAGAAGGCCAAGCAAACCAGGCGGACCCGCCGACGCATCGGCATCCGCAAGCGCGTCGCCGGCACGGCGGACATCCCCCGGCTGTGCGTGTACCGCTCGCTGCGGCACACCTACGCCCAGGTCGTCGACGATCTGCAGGGCGTTACGCTCGCGTCCGCCTCGACGATGGACAAGGGCTTCTCGGCCGAGGCCACCGGCAACGTCGACGCCGCCAAGGCCGTGGGCTCGCTCATCGCCGAGCGGGCCAAGGCCAAGGGCGTCGAGAAGGTGGTCTTCGATCGTGGGGGCTTCCGCTACCACGGCCGCGTGCAGGCGCTGGCCGACGCCGCACGAGAGGGCGGCCTGAAGTTCTGA
- the rplN gene encoding 50S ribosomal protein L14, whose product MLQQESRCEVADNSGAKIAYVIRVYGRTSASGHNTRPAAGVGDRVLVSVKKALPGADVKPGDMSKAVVVRTKKNTRRADGSYVKFDSNAVVLINPEGNPRGTRIFGPVARELREKNYMKIVSLAPEVV is encoded by the coding sequence ATGCTTCAGCAGGAATCACGATGCGAGGTGGCGGATAACTCGGGCGCGAAGATCGCCTACGTCATCCGCGTCTACGGCCGGACGAGCGCCAGCGGCCACAACACCCGCCCCGCGGCGGGCGTGGGCGATCGCGTGCTGGTGTCGGTCAAGAAGGCGCTGCCGGGCGCGGACGTCAAGCCGGGCGACATGTCCAAGGCCGTCGTCGTCCGCACGAAGAAGAACACCCGCCGGGCCGACGGCTCGTACGTCAAGTTCGACAGCAACGCGGTGGTGCTGATCAACCCCGAGGGCAACCCGCGGGGCACCCGCATCTTCGGGCCCGTCGCCCGCGAGCTGCGCGAGAAGAACTACATGAAGATCGTTTCGCTCGCTCCGGAGGTGGTGTGA
- the ykgO gene encoding type B 50S ribosomal protein L36, translating to MKVKASVKRRSKDCQVVRRRGRVYIINKKNPRFKQRQG from the coding sequence ATGAAGGTCAAGGCGAGCGTCAAGCGGCGATCGAAGGACTGCCAGGTCGTTCGTCGGCGTGGCCGGGTGTACATCATCAACAAGAAGAACCCCCGCTTCAAGCAGCGCCAGGGCTGA
- the rplX gene encoding 50S ribosomal protein L24, which yields MPRHVRKGDQVVVTAGDHKGKTGEVMRVDVARDRVYVKGLNLRTRNVKPTRLNPQGGQVTKEAPFHLSNVSPMAGGKPTRVRFETDGEGRKKRVAVRTGETLAVVARRKDGETATKDTL from the coding sequence ATGCCTAGGCACGTCCGCAAGGGGGACCAGGTCGTGGTCACCGCCGGCGACCACAAGGGCAAGACCGGCGAGGTCATGCGGGTCGATGTCGCCCGCGACCGCGTCTACGTCAAGGGCCTGAACCTCCGCACCCGCAACGTCAAGCCCACGCGGCTCAATCCGCAGGGCGGGCAGGTGACCAAGGAGGCCCCGTTCCACTTGTCCAACGTCAGCCCCATGGCGGGCGGCAAGCCGACGCGGGTCCGCTTCGAGACCGACGGCGAGGGCCGCAAGAAGCGGGTCGCGGTCCGCACGGGCGAGACGCTCGCGGTGGTCGCCCGCCGCAAGGACGGCGAGACCGCCACGAAGGACACGCTGTAG
- the rpsE gene encoding 30S ribosomal protein S5: protein MPEMIDEAGQIESTTVNIYRTAATVKGGRRFSFGALVVVGDRRGKVGYGYAKSKEVPQAIEKAQRQARRQMVSVKRLGTTVPHEIEATYSASKIRLMPATPGTGIVAGATVRAVLEMAGFADCITKSLGSGNKLNVVKATIDGLAKMRTIEEVAERRGVDLGQSTIAQRIERARALTGAGIATPDAAPKATGDGEEGGDASPTDN from the coding sequence ATGCCCGAGATGATCGACGAAGCCGGACAGATCGAGTCCACGACGGTCAACATCTACCGCACCGCCGCCACCGTGAAGGGCGGCCGCCGATTCAGCTTCGGCGCGCTGGTGGTGGTGGGAGATCGCCGAGGCAAGGTCGGCTACGGCTATGCCAAGAGCAAGGAAGTGCCCCAGGCCATCGAGAAGGCCCAGCGGCAGGCCCGCCGCCAGATGGTCAGCGTGAAGCGTCTGGGCACCACCGTGCCCCACGAGATCGAGGCGACCTACTCGGCCTCCAAGATCCGGCTGATGCCCGCCACGCCCGGCACCGGCATCGTCGCGGGCGCCACCGTCCGCGCCGTGCTCGAGATGGCCGGCTTTGCCGACTGCATCACCAAGAGCCTGGGCTCGGGCAACAAGCTCAACGTCGTCAAGGCGACCATCGACGGGCTCGCCAAGATGCGCACCATCGAAGAGGTCGCCGAGCGGCGGGGCGTCGACCTGGGCCAGTCGACCATCGCCCAGCGGATCGAGCGGGCCCGCGCCCTGACCGGTGCCGGCATCGCCACGCCCGACGCGGCACCCAAGGCGACCGGCGACGGCGAAGAGGGCGGCGACGCCTCGCCGACGGACAATTAG
- the rplV gene encoding 50S ribosomal protein L22, producing the protein MARFVSKVRGHRGSTQKARLVADLIRGKTVDEALNLLHFSQKRASENLSKALNAAIADAEQADADVTELFVSESRVDEGAQIKRFRPKDRGRAHPIIKQTSHITVGVEERA; encoded by the coding sequence ATCGCCCGCTTCGTCAGCAAGGTCCGCGGGCACCGCGGCAGCACCCAGAAGGCGCGGCTCGTGGCCGACCTGATCCGCGGCAAGACCGTGGACGAGGCGCTCAACCTGCTGCACTTCAGCCAGAAGCGGGCGTCGGAGAATCTGTCCAAGGCGCTCAACGCCGCCATCGCCGACGCCGAGCAGGCCGACGCCGACGTGACCGAGCTGTTCGTCTCCGAGAGCCGGGTCGACGAGGGCGCCCAGATCAAGCGGTTCCGTCCGAAGGACCGCGGCCGGGCGCACCCCATCATCAAGCAGACCAGCCACATCACCGTGGGCGTCGAGGAGCGTGCCTAA
- the rpsM gene encoding 30S ribosomal protein S13 has translation MPRIAGVDIPDRKKIYYALQYVHGIGPKFAADILAEAQIEPSRKANDLTEQEVAQIGAIIDNGYRVEGALRRQVGENIQRMKDIRCYRGERHRRGLPAHGQRTRCNARTRKGRKKTVAGKKGVKG, from the coding sequence GTGCCGCGTATCGCAGGTGTCGACATCCCGGATCGCAAGAAGATCTACTACGCGTTGCAGTACGTGCACGGTATTGGCCCGAAGTTCGCGGCCGACATCCTGGCCGAGGCCCAGATCGAGCCGAGCCGCAAGGCCAACGACCTGACCGAGCAGGAGGTCGCCCAGATCGGCGCGATCATCGACAACGGCTACCGCGTCGAGGGTGCGCTGCGTCGCCAGGTCGGCGAGAACATCCAGCGGATGAAGGACATCCGCTGCTACCGCGGCGAGCGGCACCGCCGGGGCCTGCCCGCCCACGGCCAGCGCACCCGCTGCAACGCCCGCACGCGGAAGGGCCGCAAGAAGACCGTGGCCGGCAAGAAGGGCGTCAAGGGCTGA
- the rplP gene encoding 50S ribosomal protein L16 has protein sequence MPPYKIPKRVKFRKEFRRVRDRKATRGNYVAFGDFGLQAMEGCWLKSNVIEAGRIAAQRVLKREGKLYIRVFPDKPVSKKPLEQRMGKGKADVDYWAARVRPGTMLYELAGVPEEQAREAMRRMAMKMPVKCRFVKRRTTVG, from the coding sequence ATGCCGCCATACAAGATCCCAAAGCGCGTCAAGTTCCGCAAGGAGTTCCGCCGCGTCCGCGACCGCAAGGCGACGCGGGGCAACTACGTGGCCTTCGGCGACTTCGGCCTGCAGGCGATGGAGGGCTGCTGGCTGAAGAGCAACGTGATCGAGGCCGGCCGCATCGCCGCCCAGCGGGTGCTCAAGCGCGAGGGCAAGCTGTACATCCGCGTGTTCCCCGACAAGCCGGTGAGCAAGAAGCCCCTCGAGCAGCGGATGGGCAAGGGCAAGGCCGACGTGGACTACTGGGCCGCGCGGGTCCGCCCCGGCACCATGCTCTACGAGCTGGCCGGCGTGCCCGAGGAGCAGGCACGCGAGGCCATGCGCCGCATGGCCATGAAGATGCCGGTCAAGTGCCGCTTCGTGAAGCGGCGGACGACGGTGGGTTGA
- the rpsH gene encoding 30S ribosomal protein S8, translating into MSVNDPISDMLTRVRNALRNRAKRVDCLNSKVCRGVAQVLQDEGYVEGYEVVEDGRQGLIRVKLRYGSAGEPMIASLERVSKPGRRVYSGVDELPRPLQGMGIAVVSTSHGVMSDRKCRERRVGGELLAVIQ; encoded by the coding sequence ATGTCGGTCAACGACCCCATCTCGGACATGCTCACGCGGGTGCGCAACGCCCTGCGGAACCGCGCCAAGCGGGTGGACTGCCTCAACAGCAAGGTCTGCCGCGGCGTGGCCCAGGTGCTGCAGGACGAGGGCTACGTGGAGGGCTACGAGGTCGTCGAGGACGGCCGACAGGGCCTCATCCGCGTCAAGCTGCGGTACGGGTCCGCGGGCGAGCCCATGATCGCCTCGCTCGAGCGAGTCAGCAAGCCCGGCCGCCGGGTGTACAGCGGCGTCGACGAGTTGCCTCGCCCGCTGCAGGGCATGGGCATCGCCGTCGTCTCCACTAGCCACGGCGTGATGAGCGACCGCAAGTGCCGCGAGCGGCGCGTCGGCGGCGAGCTCCTCGCGGTCATCCAATAA
- the secY gene encoding preprotein translocase subunit SecY — MIQALFNVFRIPELRNKVLFTLGMLAVYRIGFWIPLPGVDQQQLVTYFETQQESGGALSRLTDYMSVFSGGSLSQSTIFGLGIMPYISAAIIFQLLGSVIPRLKALRDEGPTGFQKIQEWTRYTTVGLCIVQAIGWLYFITSPGNNLVYAEWRSNPLWWTMAVTALTAGTVFLMWLGEQIDRFGIGNGMSMIIMAGILAGMPNAVVWVYDNFDPTQPDKLNWLSIILLLGGFVVVVAGSVLMTVAQRRIPIQQAKHTRGRRTFGGQRSYLPLRVNHGGVMPIIFASSLMIFPSVIFQGFSDATRETGGIFHGIANWFSSAFQYGQFPYVMVFVVMTYFFSYFWITVQFNPEEISKQMRDNGSFIPGLRPGPRTAEYLETVMERLTYVGGAFLAVIAVLPMLVSNAMGIPFFVTQFLGGTGLLIVVAVILDFVQRIEANLLMRNYAGFLGGEDGAGKGPRLRGPR; from the coding sequence ATGATCCAGGCCCTGTTCAACGTCTTCCGCATCCCCGAGCTGCGCAACAAGGTGCTCTTCACCCTGGGCATGCTCGCGGTCTATCGCATCGGCTTCTGGATCCCGCTGCCCGGCGTCGACCAGCAGCAGCTGGTCACCTACTTCGAGACCCAGCAGGAGTCCGGGGGCGCCCTCAGCCGCCTGACCGACTACATGTCGGTCTTCAGCGGCGGATCGCTCTCGCAGTCGACCATCTTCGGACTGGGCATCATGCCCTACATCTCGGCGGCCATCATCTTCCAGCTGCTGGGGTCGGTCATCCCCCGCCTCAAGGCCCTCCGCGACGAGGGGCCCACGGGCTTCCAGAAGATCCAGGAGTGGACGCGGTACACCACCGTCGGGCTGTGCATCGTGCAGGCCATCGGCTGGCTGTACTTCATCACCAGTCCGGGCAACAACCTGGTCTACGCCGAGTGGCGCTCCAACCCGCTGTGGTGGACGATGGCCGTCACGGCCCTGACCGCCGGCACCGTCTTCCTGATGTGGCTGGGCGAGCAGATCGATCGCTTCGGCATCGGCAACGGCATGTCCATGATCATCATGGCCGGCATCCTCGCGGGCATGCCCAACGCCGTGGTCTGGGTGTACGACAACTTCGATCCCACGCAGCCCGACAAGCTCAACTGGCTGAGCATCATCCTGCTGCTGGGCGGGTTCGTCGTCGTCGTGGCGGGCTCGGTGCTCATGACCGTGGCCCAGCGGCGGATCCCCATCCAGCAGGCCAAGCACACCCGCGGCCGACGCACCTTCGGCGGCCAGCGGAGCTACCTCCCGCTCAGGGTCAACCATGGCGGCGTGATGCCCATCATCTTCGCCAGCTCGCTGATGATCTTCCCGTCGGTCATCTTCCAGGGCTTCAGCGACGCCACCCGCGAGACGGGCGGCATCTTCCACGGCATCGCCAACTGGTTCAGCTCGGCCTTCCAGTACGGCCAGTTCCCCTACGTCATGGTCTTCGTGGTCATGACCTACTTCTTCAGCTACTTCTGGATCACCGTGCAGTTCAATCCAGAGGAAATCAGCAAGCAGATGCGCGACAACGGCTCGTTCATCCCGGGCCTGCGTCCCGGTCCGCGAACGGCCGAATACCTCGAGACCGTGATGGAGCGGCTGACCTACGTCGGCGGCGCGTTCCTGGCGGTCATCGCCGTGCTGCCGATGCTGGTCAGCAACGCCATGGGCATCCCCTTCTTCGTGACGCAGTTCCTGGGCGGCACCGGCCTGCTGATCGTGGTCGCCGTCATCCTGGATTTCGTCCAGCGGATCGAGGCCAACCTGCTCATGCGCAACTACGCGGGGTTCCTGGGCGGCGAGGACGGCGCCGGCAAGGGCCCGAGGCTCCGCGGACCGAGGTGA
- the rpsK gene encoding 30S ribosomal protein S11 — MAKKTKKVRRNVVRGIIHVKATSNNTMITITDANGETLAWDSAGTIGFKGARKATPFAATRAGESVGHKVRKMGMSEAEVRIRGTGGGREAAVNGVVSTGIRVTAVEDHTPVPHNGCRPRKKRRV; from the coding sequence GTGGCGAAGAAGACCAAGAAGGTCCGCAGGAACGTCGTGCGTGGCATCATCCACGTCAAGGCGACCAGCAACAACACGATGATCACCATCACCGACGCCAACGGCGAGACGCTGGCGTGGGATAGCGCGGGCACCATCGGCTTCAAGGGCGCCCGCAAGGCCACGCCCTTCGCCGCCACCCGCGCCGGCGAGAGCGTGGGCCACAAGGTCCGCAAGATGGGCATGAGCGAGGCCGAGGTCCGCATCCGCGGCACCGGCGGCGGCCGCGAGGCCGCGGTCAACGGCGTCGTCTCCACCGGCATCCGCGTGACGGCCGTCGAGGACCACACGCCCGTGCCCCACAA
- a CDS encoding type Z 30S ribosomal protein S14, with translation MATKAQIAKSRREPKFSTRKVRRCELTGRPRGVYRKFRISRIMLRKLAHEGKIPGMRKSSW, from the coding sequence ATGGCGACCAAGGCGCAGATCGCAAAGAGCAGGCGCGAGCCGAAGTTCTCGACGCGAAAGGTGAGGCGGTGCGAGCTGACCGGCCGCCCCCGCGGCGTGTACCGCAAGTTCCGCATCAGCCGCATCATGCTGCGGAAGCTCGCCCACGAGGGCAAGATCCCGGGCATGCGGAAGTCCAGCTGGTAG
- a CDS encoding methionyl aminopeptidase yields the protein MSPARGSRLRGPQLYSPEDIECLDRVARRARSGLSALLELCRPGTTPASIAEACAKNTRLAHERTPMMGISNRKGEVFGEPCAISVDDAVAHARSHRRSLRRGQLVSVDLMLSVGGWCADVADTVVVGGVGHPLLEALDGVWEAGLAAMAPGRDWAEVARAMADAAESSGVRLVRGLAGHGIGRACHELPVLPLTPGDADPPIALRPGMVLTLEPAVTTGSGEIVEAGDGWALRTADGHPAAVRERMVAVGVGRVRVLGGSDGDSASGLG from the coding sequence GTGAGCCCGGCCCGGGGATCCCGGCTGCGCGGCCCGCAGCTCTATTCGCCGGAGGACATCGAGTGCCTCGATCGCGTCGCCCGCCGCGCACGATCGGGGCTGTCGGCATTGCTCGAGCTGTGCAGGCCCGGAACGACGCCCGCATCCATCGCGGAGGCCTGCGCCAAGAACACGCGTCTCGCCCACGAGCGGACCCCGATGATGGGCATATCCAATCGCAAGGGCGAGGTCTTCGGCGAGCCCTGCGCGATCAGCGTCGATGACGCAGTCGCCCACGCCCGGTCCCATCGACGAAGCCTCCGACGCGGCCAGCTCGTGTCGGTCGACCTCATGCTCTCCGTCGGGGGCTGGTGCGCGGACGTGGCCGACACCGTCGTCGTTGGTGGTGTCGGACATCCGCTGCTCGAGGCCCTGGATGGCGTGTGGGAGGCCGGCCTCGCAGCGATGGCGCCGGGCCGGGACTGGGCCGAGGTGGCCCGGGCGATGGCGGACGCCGCGGAGTCCTCGGGCGTCCGGCTGGTGCGGGGGCTGGCGGGCCACGGCATCGGCCGGGCCTGCCACGAACTGCCCGTGCTGCCGCTGACGCCCGGGGACGCCGATCCGCCGATTGCGCTGCGGCCCGGGATGGTCCTGACGCTGGAGCCGGCCGTCACCACCGGCTCGGGGGAGATCGTGGAGGCCGGTGATGGGTGGGCGCTCCGGACGGCCGACGGGCATCCGGCCGCCGTCCGCGAGCGGATGGTGGCCGTCGGGGTGGGCCGCGTGCGGGTTCTGGGGGGCTCTGATGGTGACTCGGCGTCGGGTCTGGGGTAG
- the rpsC gene encoding 30S ribosomal protein S3 — MGQKIHPFGFRLGVTEAHRSRWYAPKAIYGELLVEDQKIREYLDKRLNRNPGRPHAAVAAVEIERTREELVVLVRTARPGVVIGPKGAEVERMTEELQLMTGRKVQIKILEIKNPDLSAQLVAANIAEQLSRRSSFRRVVKMRAEGVMQNGAKGVKIQISGRLGGAEMSRRLDVRLGSLPLSTLQANVDYGFEEARTAAGRIGVKVWIYKGEYQQQNEEETSRAAGARVRSRGRR, encoded by the coding sequence ATGGGCCAGAAGATCCACCCATTCGGATTCCGCCTGGGCGTGACCGAGGCCCACCGCAGCCGCTGGTACGCCCCCAAGGCGATCTACGGCGAGCTTCTGGTCGAGGACCAGAAGATCCGTGAGTACCTCGACAAGCGGCTGAACCGCAACCCGGGCCGGCCGCACGCCGCGGTGGCCGCCGTGGAGATCGAGCGGACCCGCGAGGAGCTGGTCGTGCTGGTGCGCACGGCCCGTCCGGGCGTGGTGATCGGGCCGAAGGGCGCCGAGGTCGAGCGGATGACCGAGGAGCTCCAGCTGATGACGGGCCGCAAGGTCCAGATCAAGATCCTGGAGATCAAGAACCCCGACCTGAGCGCCCAGCTGGTGGCGGCCAACATCGCCGAGCAGCTCAGCCGCCGCTCCAGCTTCCGCCGCGTCGTGAAGATGCGGGCCGAGGGCGTGATGCAGAACGGCGCCAAGGGCGTGAAGATCCAGATCTCGGGACGCCTGGGCGGGGCCGAGATGAGCCGCCGCCTCGACGTGCGTCTGGGCTCGCTGCCGCTGTCGACGCTGCAGGCCAACGTGGACTACGGCTTCGAGGAGGCCCGCACCGCCGCGGGCCGCATCGGCGTCAAGGTGTGGATCTACAAGGGCGAGTACCAGCAGCAGAACGAAGAAGAGACCTCGCGTGCCGCGGGCGCCCGCGTCCGCAGCCGGGGCCGCAGGTAG
- the rplE gene encoding 50S ribosomal protein L5, which yields MAKKKDKQDDPAVQEAASPRKEPPRLRQRYLTEARAAVTKECGVTNPMAMPVLDRIVINVNMGRFLDGAKLPPNVRQTVVDTLTQITGQKPVVVKAKKSVSNFKVREGMETSAMVTLRRERMWDFLDRFVNLATPRIKDFRGLNEKAFDRAGNYSVGLNEQGVFPEINMAEVNFTHGMNINFVFRNSDREKSRVVLESLGMPFRKPVQPKKKAG from the coding sequence ATGGCCAAGAAGAAAGACAAGCAGGACGATCCCGCGGTGCAGGAGGCCGCCTCCCCCCGGAAGGAGCCGCCGCGTCTGCGGCAGCGCTACCTGACCGAGGCCCGTGCGGCGGTCACCAAGGAGTGCGGCGTCACCAACCCGATGGCGATGCCGGTGCTCGACCGCATCGTCATCAACGTCAACATGGGCCGCTTCCTCGATGGCGCCAAGCTGCCCCCCAACGTGCGGCAGACGGTGGTCGACACGCTGACGCAGATCACCGGTCAGAAGCCCGTGGTCGTCAAGGCCAAGAAGAGCGTGTCGAACTTCAAGGTCCGCGAGGGCATGGAGACGTCGGCCATGGTCACGCTCCGCCGCGAGCGGATGTGGGACTTCCTGGACCGCTTCGTCAACCTGGCCACGCCCCGCATCAAGGACTTCCGGGGGCTCAACGAGAAGGCCTTCGACCGCGCGGGCAACTACTCGGTGGGCCTCAACGAGCAGGGCGTGTTCCCCGAGATCAACATGGCCGAGGTGAACTTCACCCACGGCATGAACATCAACTTCGTGTTCCGCAACTCGGACCGCGAGAAGAGCAGGGTGGTGCTCGAATCGCTCGGCATGCCCTTCCGCAAGCCGGTGCAACCCAAGAAGAAGGCGGGCTGA
- the rpsQ gene encoding 30S ribosomal protein S17, with amino-acid sequence MSEHTTNTATAGDKAKGARVGEVTSAARDKTIKVVVSYVARHPKYGKYVRRRTVLHAHDEDNAARVGDRVEVVPCRPMSKTKSWRLSRVVRQQPAD; translated from the coding sequence ATGAGCGAGCACACCACCAACACCGCGACGGCCGGGGACAAGGCCAAGGGCGCCCGCGTCGGGGAGGTCACCTCGGCCGCCCGCGACAAGACCATCAAGGTCGTCGTCAGCTACGTGGCGAGGCACCCCAAGTACGGCAAGTACGTCCGCCGCCGCACGGTGCTGCACGCCCACGACGAGGACAACGCCGCCCGCGTGGGCGACCGCGTGGAGGTCGTGCCGTGCCGGCCCATGAGCAAGACCAAGTCGTGGCGCCTGTCCCGCGTCGTGCGGCAGCAGCCGGCGGACTGA
- the rplO gene encoding 50S ribosomal protein L15, whose amino-acid sequence MMIHEITAQAGRYKKRKRIGRGPGSGGKRAGRGQKGAGSRRGYSKRHQDEGGQMPLFRTMPKFGFTNAKFKTLFWIVNIKDIVEHESFAKGGVVSPDTLIEAGLIRDTSRDVKILGNPPEGGLSVKLEVTVSRVSGPARAMITDAGGSVTETGTRRDRVRGIDRNSDDKTPKNLTKKLRRPNLERRQAAKAKK is encoded by the coding sequence ATGATGATCCACGAGATCACCGCACAGGCCGGCCGCTACAAGAAGCGCAAGCGCATCGGCCGCGGACCTGGCAGCGGTGGCAAGCGTGCCGGCCGCGGCCAGAAGGGCGCCGGCAGCCGCCGTGGCTATTCCAAGCGGCACCAGGACGAGGGCGGCCAGATGCCCCTGTTCCGCACGATGCCCAAGTTCGGCTTCACGAACGCCAAGTTCAAGACGCTGTTCTGGATCGTGAACATCAAGGACATCGTCGAGCACGAATCCTTCGCCAAGGGCGGCGTGGTTTCCCCCGACACGCTCATCGAGGCCGGCCTGATCCGCGACACCAGCCGCGACGTCAAGATCCTGGGCAACCCCCCGGAGGGTGGACTGTCGGTCAAGCTCGAAGTCACCGTCAGCCGCGTCAGTGGGCCGGCCCGTGCGATGATCACCGACGCGGGCGGCTCTGTGACCGAGACCGGCACCCGCCGCGATCGCGTCCGCGGCATCGACCGCAACAGCGACGACAAGACCCCGAAGAACCTGACCAAGAAGCTCCGCCGGCCTAATCTCGAGAGGCGGCAGGCGGCCAAGGCCAAGAAGTAA
- the rplF gene encoding 50S ribosomal protein L6, giving the protein MSRIGKQPVAVPGGVKVAVSGQTITLEGAKGTLTHEAHPLVSVAWDEGAKTLSFSVPEGMEGQREAKSLWGTTRSIVSNHIVGVTKGYQKILDVQGVGYTAAVEGNRLKLVVGFANPVFKTIPQGVEVNVEKQAITVTGYDKQAVGQFAAEVRAVRKPEPYNGKGIKYRDEQIIRKEGKTAAG; this is encoded by the coding sequence ATGTCTCGCATCGGCAAGCAACCAGTCGCGGTGCCCGGCGGCGTCAAGGTCGCGGTGAGCGGCCAGACCATCACCCTCGAGGGGGCCAAGGGCACCCTTACGCACGAGGCCCACCCGCTGGTGAGCGTCGCGTGGGACGAGGGCGCCAAGACGCTCAGCTTCTCGGTGCCCGAGGGCATGGAGGGCCAGCGCGAGGCCAAGAGCCTCTGGGGCACCACGCGGTCGATCGTGAGCAACCACATCGTCGGCGTCACCAAGGGCTACCAGAAGATCCTCGACGTCCAGGGCGTGGGCTACACCGCCGCGGTGGAGGGCAACCGCCTGAAGCTCGTCGTCGGCTTCGCCAACCCGGTCTTCAAGACGATCCCCCAGGGCGTCGAGGTCAACGTCGAGAAGCAGGCGATCACGGTCACGGGCTACGACAAGCAGGCCGTCGGCCAGTTCGCCGCCGAGGTCCGCGCGGTCCGCAAGCCCGAGCCGTACAACGGCAAGGGCATCAAGTACCGCGACGAGCAGATCATCCGCAAGGAGGGCAAGACCGCCGCCGGCTGA
- the rpmC gene encoding 50S ribosomal protein L29, which translates to MTGEDVRKLENSEIQAELVRLRKRLFTLRVQATTEKVEDNSEFGKVRKDIARLLTERSSRLQAANAG; encoded by the coding sequence ATGACCGGCGAAGACGTCCGCAAGCTGGAGAACAGCGAGATCCAGGCCGAATTGGTCCGCCTGCGCAAGCGGCTGTTCACCCTCCGCGTCCAGGCGACCACCGAGAAGGTGGAGGACAACAGCGAGTTCGGCAAGGTCCGCAAGGACATCGCCCGCCTGCTGACCGAGCGCAGCTCGAGGCTGCAGGCGGCCAATGCCGGCTAG